In Microbacterium sp. AB, a single genomic region encodes these proteins:
- a CDS encoding amino acid ABC transporter permease, protein MNFDWGALFDALVNVRLLEGAWTTVWLSVLCMAFGLVGGVLLAAMRGSSFVLFSGLARLYIWVFRGTPVLVQLIVIFTGLPQIGITLGVVATAIIGLSLNEAAYQAEIIRSGYQAVSRGQFEASRALGMTEPVLFGRIIAPQVARVTLLPLGNQFNSLIKATSLASVISMDELLRRTQQLGQLTFHVLETFTVAALYYLLMTTVWGWAQNAMEQRLNRHTRPVRADRKNRTVMADVA, encoded by the coding sequence ATGAACTTCGACTGGGGCGCGCTGTTCGACGCCCTCGTGAACGTGCGACTGCTCGAGGGCGCATGGACGACGGTCTGGCTCTCGGTCCTCTGCATGGCCTTCGGGCTCGTGGGCGGCGTGCTCCTGGCCGCCATGCGCGGATCCTCGTTCGTGCTCTTCTCGGGGCTCGCACGCCTGTACATCTGGGTCTTCCGCGGGACGCCGGTCCTCGTGCAGCTCATCGTGATCTTCACCGGTCTGCCGCAGATCGGGATCACCCTCGGCGTGGTGGCGACCGCGATCATCGGCCTGAGCCTGAACGAGGCCGCGTACCAGGCGGAGATCATCCGTTCGGGGTACCAGGCCGTCTCGCGCGGTCAGTTCGAGGCGTCGCGAGCGCTGGGGATGACGGAGCCCGTCCTGTTCGGCCGGATCATCGCCCCGCAGGTCGCGCGTGTCACGCTCCTTCCGCTCGGCAACCAGTTCAACTCGCTCATCAAGGCGACGTCGCTCGCCTCCGTGATCTCCATGGACGAGCTGCTGCGGCGCACGCAGCAGCTGGGGCAGCTCACCTTCCACGTGCTCGAGACCTTCACCGTCGCGGCGCTGTACTACCTCCTCATGACCACGGTCTGGGGATGGGCGCAGAACGCGATGGAACAGCGGCTGAACCGGCACACGCGTCCGGTGCGTGCCGATCGGAAGAACAGGACGGTGATGGCCGATGTCGCCTGA
- a CDS encoding amino acid ABC transporter ATP-binding protein: protein MSPESIVDTTASGAVRARDVHKSYGSHHVIRGIDLDIAAGEVVTILGPSGGGKSTFLRMLNSLESPDSGVIEVSGQPFAHPSWLARTFGWGSRPLAHQRSRIGMVFQQFNLFPHLTALENVAAGPVYALQEERKAATERAAELLTAVGLSDKVGAYPDRLSGGQQQRVAIARALAMDPSVLLFDEPTSALDPEMVSEVLDVMVGLSGRGITMVVVTHEMGFARAAAHRVVFMADGRVVEQGRPDEFFTNPTEERSRRFLEKIL, encoded by the coding sequence ATGTCGCCTGAATCGATCGTCGACACGACCGCGTCCGGCGCCGTCCGCGCGCGCGACGTGCACAAGTCGTACGGATCCCATCATGTGATCCGGGGCATCGACCTCGACATCGCCGCGGGCGAGGTCGTCACGATCCTCGGTCCGAGCGGCGGCGGCAAGAGCACGTTCCTGCGCATGCTCAACTCCCTCGAGTCGCCCGACAGCGGCGTGATCGAGGTGTCGGGGCAGCCCTTCGCGCACCCGAGCTGGCTGGCGCGCACGTTCGGCTGGGGGAGCCGTCCGCTCGCGCACCAGAGGAGCCGCATCGGCATGGTGTTCCAGCAGTTCAACCTCTTCCCGCATCTGACCGCGCTCGAGAACGTCGCCGCGGGGCCCGTGTACGCGTTGCAGGAGGAGAGGAAGGCCGCCACGGAACGTGCGGCCGAGCTGCTGACGGCGGTCGGCCTCTCCGACAAGGTGGGCGCGTACCCGGATCGGCTGAGCGGCGGACAGCAGCAGCGGGTCGCGATCGCACGCGCGCTGGCGATGGACCCGTCGGTGCTGCTGTTCGACGAACCGACGAGCGCCTTGGACCCGGAGATGGTGAGCGAGGTGCTCGACGTCATGGTCGGGCTCTCCGGCCGGGGGATCACCATGGTCGTCGTCACGCACGAGATGGGCTTCGCGCGTGCCGCGGCGCACAGGGTCGTCTTCATGGCCGACGGCCGCGTCGTCGAGCAGGGGCGCCCGGACGAGTTCTTCACGAACCCGACCGAGGAGCGGAGCCGGCGGTTCCTGGAGAAGATCCTGTGA
- a CDS encoding GntR family transcriptional regulator — protein sequence MTSGTKRTKAQQAHDIIRQQIIRCELRPGELLSEARLVEVTGLGHTPIRDALQWLSNEGLVTITARRGTAVAPLNLDDVQQIFDLRIAIESVIADQALRHITDEHLDALRELIRILEDGAGPELESDPDIDRRFHETLLDATGNRYLVSIYSGLHDASLRLFYLTRCGMEPRSQQLDSLRATLAACTEHDGAALREVLVEHVKDFRKRVTGAI from the coding sequence GTGACGTCAGGGACCAAGCGCACGAAGGCGCAGCAAGCGCACGACATCATTCGGCAGCAGATCATCCGGTGCGAGCTCCGGCCGGGCGAGCTGCTCAGCGAGGCGCGCCTCGTGGAGGTCACCGGGCTCGGGCACACTCCCATCCGCGACGCGCTCCAATGGCTCAGCAACGAGGGCCTCGTCACGATCACCGCTCGCCGCGGCACGGCGGTCGCGCCGCTCAACCTCGACGACGTGCAGCAGATCTTCGATCTGCGCATCGCGATCGAGTCCGTCATCGCCGACCAGGCCCTCCGGCACATCACGGACGAGCACCTCGATGCTCTCCGCGAGCTCATCCGGATCCTGGAGGACGGCGCCGGCCCCGAGCTCGAGTCGGATCCCGACATCGACCGTCGATTCCACGAGACGCTGCTGGACGCGACGGGCAACCGCTACCTCGTGAGCATCTACTCCGGCCTCCACGACGCGTCGCTGCGGCTGTTCTACCTCACGAGATGCGGGATGGAGCCCCGCTCGCAGCAGCTCGACAGCCTCCGGGCGACGCTCGCGGCGTGCACCGAGCACGACGGGGCGGCCCTGCGGGAGGTCCTCGTCGAGCACGTGAAGGACTTCCGCAAGCGCGTGACCGGAGCGATCTGA
- a CDS encoding dihydrodipicolinate synthase family protein, which yields MNRHDVDWLGYWPAAPTPFTSAGDLDETALAQLMELYVSQGVHGVLLNGSTGEWFSQTPEERRRVAEIAVDAVDGRIPVVVGVTSYTIAESSELARHAARAGAAGALATPPPYVHPSAAEIVAFYEQVSSATELPFMVYNWPRGTAVDMAQVPGLMSALADIPHVAAIKDSTGDWNAMVSTLEEVGDRVRVFGSLAHRKGLALMLGLGGDGAIDGGGVGAPYAVPFFDAVADGNAELARYWVDKYQAISGRLIAPDYAGRFASPISQLKAAMWLLGQPGGVVREPLSPLVEPRAVAAIAEILREAGLIVREARLRAALAGEIA from the coding sequence ATGAATCGCCACGACGTCGACTGGCTCGGATACTGGCCCGCCGCACCCACGCCCTTCACGTCCGCGGGCGACCTGGACGAGACGGCCCTCGCGCAGCTCATGGAGCTCTACGTCTCCCAGGGCGTGCACGGCGTGCTCCTGAACGGGAGCACGGGGGAATGGTTCAGCCAGACGCCCGAGGAGCGGCGGCGCGTCGCCGAGATCGCCGTCGACGCCGTCGACGGCAGGATCCCGGTGGTCGTCGGCGTCACCTCCTACACGATCGCGGAGTCCTCGGAGCTCGCGCGCCACGCGGCGCGCGCGGGGGCCGCCGGGGCGCTCGCCACGCCGCCGCCGTACGTCCACCCCTCCGCGGCGGAGATCGTCGCGTTCTACGAGCAGGTGAGCTCTGCGACCGAGCTGCCGTTCATGGTCTACAACTGGCCGCGCGGGACCGCGGTCGACATGGCGCAGGTGCCCGGTCTGATGAGCGCGCTCGCGGACATCCCCCATGTCGCCGCGATCAAGGACTCGACGGGCGACTGGAACGCGATGGTCTCCACGCTCGAGGAGGTCGGCGATCGCGTGCGCGTGTTCGGCAGCCTCGCGCACCGGAAGGGGCTCGCGCTCATGCTCGGGCTCGGAGGGGACGGCGCGATCGACGGCGGCGGCGTGGGCGCGCCGTACGCGGTGCCCTTCTTCGACGCCGTGGCCGACGGCAACGCGGAGCTGGCGCGCTACTGGGTCGACAAGTATCAGGCGATCAGCGGGCGGCTCATCGCACCCGACTACGCCGGCAGGTTCGCGTCGCCGATCTCTCAGCTGAAGGCCGCCATGTGGCTGCTCGGACAACCCGGAGGCGTCGTCAGGGAGCCGCTGTCGCCGCTCGTCGAGCCCCGGGCGGTCGCTGCGATCGCGGAGATCCTGCGCGAGGCGGGTCTCATCGTCCGCGAGGCGCGACTGCGCGCCGCCCTGGCGGGAGAGATCGCGTGA
- a CDS encoding NAD(P)/FAD-dependent oxidoreductase, whose protein sequence is MRGTADVVVIGGGVLGAATAFELSERGHDVVLLERALPGRQGSGTTAGNLHIQAIHPERPGQDVPVDTARLLPLQREASLLWDELEARLDADLEVTRSGGFTVAETDAQERALREKHRWERAAGVPTEVMDGDSVRAASPSIGPSVRAATYCAWDGYANSLLAIPAYLRRASGLGARVYAHAPVRALDRRPEGTWLVTSDAGEFEAPFVVNAAGPWIQEVMALAGARIAMAPIAIQMHETVRAGRLLEVLVQHVGRGLSVKQVRTGNVVIGGGWPAGALRLGDYTPIDERSADGNMSDARRIVPAVSALRLSRAWAGPLAATPDEMPVVGAVPGHDGLFVMGGTYAFTFSPLWARTIAELIGRAAPAIEVDDLGPGRLLSPSTVGHRQEAVI, encoded by the coding sequence GTGAGAGGCACCGCCGACGTCGTCGTCATCGGCGGGGGAGTGCTCGGCGCCGCCACCGCCTTCGAGCTGAGCGAACGCGGACACGACGTCGTGCTCCTCGAACGAGCCCTCCCCGGACGCCAGGGATCGGGGACGACCGCCGGAAACCTGCACATCCAGGCCATCCACCCCGAGCGGCCCGGGCAGGACGTGCCCGTCGACACCGCCCGCCTCCTCCCGCTGCAGCGCGAGGCGAGCCTCCTCTGGGACGAGCTCGAGGCGCGCCTCGACGCGGACCTGGAGGTGACGCGCTCCGGCGGCTTCACGGTCGCCGAGACGGATGCCCAGGAGCGGGCGCTTCGCGAGAAGCATCGGTGGGAGCGGGCGGCGGGCGTGCCGACGGAGGTGATGGACGGGGACTCCGTCCGCGCGGCGTCCCCGTCGATCGGGCCCTCCGTGCGCGCCGCCACCTACTGCGCGTGGGACGGCTATGCGAACAGCCTGCTGGCGATCCCCGCCTACCTCCGGCGCGCCTCCGGGCTGGGGGCGCGCGTCTACGCGCACGCGCCCGTGCGCGCCCTCGACAGGCGCCCGGAGGGGACATGGCTCGTGACGAGCGATGCCGGCGAGTTCGAGGCCCCCTTCGTCGTGAACGCCGCGGGCCCGTGGATCCAGGAGGTGATGGCGCTCGCCGGTGCGCGCATCGCCATGGCGCCGATCGCGATCCAGATGCACGAGACGGTCCGCGCGGGCCGTCTCCTGGAGGTGCTCGTGCAGCATGTCGGCCGAGGGCTCTCGGTCAAGCAGGTGCGCACGGGGAACGTCGTGATCGGAGGGGGCTGGCCTGCGGGAGCGCTGCGCCTCGGGGACTACACGCCCATCGACGAGCGGAGCGCCGACGGCAACATGTCCGACGCACGCCGCATCGTCCCGGCCGTGTCGGCCCTCCGGCTCTCGAGGGCGTGGGCGGGGCCCCTCGCCGCCACGCCCGACGAGATGCCCGTGGTCGGCGCCGTCCCGGGCCACGACGGGCTCTTCGTCATGGGCGGCACCTACGCGTTCACGTTCTCCCCTCTCTGGGCCCGCACGATCGCAGAGCTCATCGGCCGGGCCGCCCCCGCGATCGAGGTGGACGACCTGGGCCCGGGCCGCCTCCTCTCCCCCTCCACCGTCGGACATCGTCAGGAAGCGGTCATCTGA
- a CDS encoding amidohydrolase family protein codes for MHNTNARAPRPGMPGHPDSLWLVGGHIVDVVAGTVLEGRNVELRGGRIVAVTPSPAPVGANVLDIGGRFVVPGLVSVHTHLTIVYPFEDTDLHESSGASALRALARAGDALHAGVTTVRCLDERNDADIVLRAAVAQGWADAPRIFAAGRAIGVTNGHGKGLGGINADGHDEFLKAARASLERGADHVKVFITGGIAHANESYSGAQMTPEEMRAAVRATREAGGYVVAHAGGGGAISEAIDNGIRHFEHGYDLDDAVIEKMARARAYLSPTLSVTSSPGWMRAHGFTEWQIELAARVGPVHLASARRAIARSVDPADLDGEGIRITVGTDYLPGEPHDGTSCHVREMEYLEQAGMAPESVLRAGTWEGARSIGAQALFGAIAEGSAADIVLTIEDPTRTVSALRTIDTVIQEGRIVRSALVGSTWGART; via the coding sequence ATGCACAACACGAACGCGCGCGCCCCGCGGCCGGGCATGCCCGGCCATCCGGACTCGCTGTGGCTCGTCGGCGGTCACATCGTCGACGTCGTCGCCGGGACCGTGCTCGAGGGCCGCAACGTCGAGCTCCGCGGCGGACGCATCGTCGCGGTCACGCCCTCGCCCGCGCCCGTCGGCGCGAACGTCCTGGACATCGGCGGGCGGTTCGTCGTGCCGGGACTCGTCTCCGTCCACACGCACCTGACGATCGTGTATCCGTTCGAGGACACGGACCTCCACGAGAGCAGCGGCGCGAGCGCTCTGCGTGCGCTCGCGCGGGCGGGCGACGCCCTGCACGCGGGGGTGACGACCGTGCGGTGCCTCGACGAGCGCAACGACGCCGACATCGTGCTGCGCGCCGCGGTCGCGCAGGGATGGGCGGACGCGCCGCGCATCTTCGCCGCCGGCCGCGCGATCGGCGTGACGAACGGTCACGGCAAGGGGCTCGGCGGCATCAACGCCGACGGGCACGACGAGTTCCTCAAGGCCGCGCGGGCGTCGCTCGAGCGTGGCGCCGACCACGTGAAGGTGTTCATCACGGGTGGGATCGCGCACGCGAACGAGAGCTACAGCGGCGCTCAGATGACCCCGGAGGAGATGCGCGCCGCCGTTCGCGCGACGAGGGAGGCAGGAGGCTACGTCGTCGCGCATGCGGGCGGAGGCGGCGCGATCAGCGAGGCGATCGACAACGGCATCCGCCACTTCGAGCACGGCTACGATCTCGACGACGCCGTGATCGAGAAGATGGCGCGGGCGCGGGCGTACCTGTCGCCCACGCTGTCCGTCACCTCGAGCCCCGGATGGATGAGGGCGCACGGCTTCACCGAGTGGCAGATCGAGCTCGCGGCCCGGGTCGGCCCCGTCCACCTCGCCTCGGCCCGCCGCGCCATCGCGCGGTCGGTCGATCCGGCGGACCTCGACGGCGAGGGCATCCGGATCACGGTCGGCACCGACTACCTCCCCGGGGAGCCGCACGACGGCACATCGTGCCACGTCAGGGAGATGGAGTACCTGGAGCAGGCGGGCATGGCGCCGGAGAGCGTCCTGCGCGCGGGGACCTGGGAGGGTGCCCGGTCGATCGGCGCGCAGGCGCTGTTCGGCGCCATCGCCGAGGGGTCGGCCGCGGACATCGTCCTGACGATCGAGGACCCGACTCGCACGGTCTCCGCGCTCCGGACGATCGACACCGTGATCCAGGAAGGCCGGATCGTCCGCTCGGCGCTCGTCGGGAGCACGTGGGGAGCGCGGACATGA
- the hydA gene encoding dihydropyrimidinase encodes MTIELIVRGGTVVEPTWQGPADLFVEEGRVAAIVAPGAAAPAGSENARVIDATGRLVMPGGVDPHCHVGYASGEFTSLDDYRGCTLAALHGGTTTIVDFAIPSPGQRPLDVARAQRAKASEGLCDSALHASVVAWDDSTEEQLRTLASEGIVTVKMFTTYRGETMADDDTILRTMQTLADIGGMVVIHCEANHIIEEDQRRAQVRGEIDAGHMSGTRSALAETAAVAEVLAIAERLGSPIYFVHQSTPAAIELVSAARRRGIPAYSEGVAHHLVLDDGKYAGPEPERYVCCPPLRDRETVDALGGYLFNGEITTLASDHCCYDLAQKREHPHDVRSMPNGLPGVETRLPVVFSEYVVGKGLSPQRFVELSAANPARVNGLYPRKGALQPGSDADIAIWDAKAVWTIGSGGLHMATDYSPYEGMEITGRPTTVIVRGRVVIEGGELVDGTPRGRHLPAGAVDLTVF; translated from the coding sequence ATGACGATCGAGCTGATCGTGCGCGGCGGGACCGTCGTGGAGCCGACGTGGCAGGGGCCGGCGGACCTCTTCGTCGAGGAGGGGAGGGTGGCGGCGATCGTGGCGCCGGGCGCCGCCGCGCCCGCGGGGTCGGAGAACGCGCGCGTGATCGACGCGACCGGTCGTCTCGTCATGCCCGGCGGCGTGGACCCCCACTGCCACGTCGGATACGCCTCGGGAGAGTTCACGTCGCTCGACGACTACCGCGGCTGCACGCTCGCGGCGCTGCACGGCGGGACGACGACGATCGTCGACTTCGCCATCCCGTCGCCCGGGCAGCGACCGCTGGACGTCGCCCGCGCGCAGCGGGCGAAGGCGTCGGAGGGCCTCTGCGACAGCGCGCTGCACGCGTCCGTCGTCGCCTGGGACGACTCGACGGAGGAGCAGCTGCGCACGCTCGCGAGCGAAGGCATCGTCACCGTGAAGATGTTCACGACGTACCGCGGCGAGACGATGGCCGACGACGACACGATCCTCAGGACGATGCAGACCCTCGCCGACATCGGCGGGATGGTCGTCATCCATTGCGAGGCGAACCACATCATCGAGGAGGACCAGCGCAGGGCGCAGGTGCGAGGCGAGATCGACGCCGGGCACATGAGCGGGACGCGGAGCGCGCTCGCCGAGACCGCGGCCGTCGCGGAGGTCCTGGCGATCGCGGAGAGGCTCGGATCGCCGATCTACTTCGTGCACCAGTCCACGCCGGCCGCCATCGAGCTCGTCTCGGCCGCGAGACGACGCGGGATCCCGGCGTACTCGGAGGGCGTCGCGCATCACCTCGTGCTGGACGACGGGAAGTACGCCGGCCCGGAGCCGGAGCGATACGTCTGCTGCCCGCCGCTGCGGGACCGCGAGACGGTCGACGCGCTCGGCGGCTATCTCTTCAACGGGGAGATCACGACCCTGGCGAGCGATCACTGCTGCTACGACCTCGCGCAGAAGCGCGAGCATCCCCACGACGTGAGGTCGATGCCCAACGGCCTTCCCGGCGTCGAGACGCGTCTCCCCGTCGTCTTCAGCGAGTACGTCGTCGGGAAGGGGCTGTCCCCGCAGAGGTTCGTCGAGCTCTCCGCCGCCAACCCGGCGAGGGTCAACGGGCTCTACCCTCGCAAGGGAGCGCTGCAGCCGGGATCCGACGCGGACATCGCCATCTGGGACGCGAAGGCGGTGTGGACGATCGGATCCGGCGGGCTGCACATGGCCACGGACTACAGCCCCTACGAGGGGATGGAGATCACGGGCAGGCCCACCACGGTGATCGTGCGCGGGCGGGTCGTGATCGAGGGCGGCGAGCTGGTCGATGGCACTCCTCGTGGCCGTCACCTTCCGGCGGGTGCCGTCGACCTCACGGTGTTCTGA
- the rpsF gene encoding 30S ribosomal protein S6 — translation MTHQYELMVIIQPEVDERQVPTHLDKFLSVITDNGGSIENVDIWGKRRFAYEIQKKTEGIYAVVNFTATSEATVELDRQLKLSELIIRTKVLRAEEAIALVAAEAKRAEEKAARKTAAKA, via the coding sequence GTGACGCACCAGTACGAACTCATGGTCATCATCCAGCCTGAGGTCGACGAGCGCCAGGTCCCCACACATCTCGACAAGTTCCTCTCGGTCATCACCGACAACGGTGGTTCGATCGAGAACGTCGACATCTGGGGCAAGCGCCGTTTCGCATATGAGATCCAGAAGAAGACCGAGGGCATCTACGCCGTCGTCAACTTCACCGCGACCAGCGAGGCGACGGTCGAGCTCGACCGTCAGCTCAAGCTCAGCGAGCTGATCATCCGCACCAAGGTGCTGCGCGCCGAGGAGGCCATCGCCCTGGTGGCGGCCGAGGCGAAGCGCGCCGAGGAGAAGGCTGCTCGCAAGACGGCGGCGAAGGCCTAG
- a CDS encoding single-stranded DNA-binding protein encodes MAGETVITVVGNLTADPELRYTQNGLPVANFTIASTPRNFDRASGEWKDGEALFLRASVWREFAEHVAGSLTKGMRVVAQGRLRQRSYETKEGERRTSIELEIDEIGPSLRYATAQVTRAAGGGGGNYGGGNNAGGGNAAVGGNAGYGQQRPAQQTSDEPWATPGQSGADAWSTPGSFSDDTPF; translated from the coding sequence ATGGCCGGCGAAACCGTCATCACCGTCGTGGGAAACCTCACGGCTGACCCCGAGCTGCGCTACACGCAGAACGGCCTGCCCGTGGCGAACTTCACGATCGCCTCGACGCCGCGCAACTTCGATCGCGCGTCCGGCGAGTGGAAGGACGGCGAAGCCCTCTTCCTCCGTGCCAGCGTCTGGCGCGAGTTCGCCGAGCACGTCGCCGGCTCGCTGACGAAGGGCATGCGCGTCGTCGCACAGGGCCGCCTGCGTCAGCGCTCCTACGAGACGAAGGAGGGCGAACGCCGCACCTCCATCGAGCTCGAGATCGACGAGATCGGACCCTCGCTGCGCTACGCCACCGCCCAGGTCACCCGTGCCGCCGGAGGCGGCGGGGGCAACTACGGCGGCGGCAACAACGCCGGTGGCGGCAACGCCGCTGTCGGCGGCAATGCGGGCTACGGCCAGCAGCGCCCCGCGCAGCAGACCTCGGACGAGCCCTGGGCGACGCCCGGGCAGTCCGGCGCCGACGCATGGAGCACCCCGGGGTCGTTCTCGGACGACACCCCGTTCTGA
- the rpsR gene encoding 30S ribosomal protein S18: MAGKSSGDRRKPRKGAKNAAPAKSIRVGVIDYKDVATLRKFISERGKIRARRITGVSVQEQRLIARAIKNAREMALLPYAGAGR, translated from the coding sequence ATGGCTGGAAAGTCCAGCGGCGACCGCCGCAAGCCGCGGAAGGGCGCGAAGAACGCCGCTCCCGCGAAGTCGATCCGGGTCGGCGTCATCGATTACAAGGATGTCGCGACCCTTCGCAAGTTCATCTCGGAGCGCGGCAAGATCCGCGCCCGTCGTATCACCGGCGTCTCGGTGCAGGAGCAGCGTCTGATCGCTCGCGCGATCAAGAACGCGCGCGAGATGGCGCTCCTGCCCTACGCAGGCGCCGGCCGCTAA
- the rplI gene encoding 50S ribosomal protein L9 yields the protein MSKLILTNEVDGLGSAGDVIEVKDGYARNYLIPQGFAVSWSRGGEKQVAVIRAAREARAIATHDEAVTLKDAIENARVRLAVKAGAEGRLFGSVKPADIAQAVSDAGIGELDKRKISVPSPIKVVGDHEALVRLHDEVTAVISLQVVALKK from the coding sequence ATGTCGAAGCTGATTCTCACGAACGAGGTCGACGGCCTGGGCAGCGCCGGAGACGTGATCGAGGTCAAGGACGGGTACGCCCGCAACTACCTCATCCCCCAGGGCTTCGCCGTCTCGTGGAGCCGCGGTGGCGAGAAGCAGGTCGCGGTCATCCGCGCGGCCCGCGAGGCTCGCGCGATCGCGACCCACGACGAGGCCGTCACCCTGAAGGACGCCATCGAGAACGCGCGCGTGCGCCTGGCCGTCAAGGCCGGCGCCGAGGGCCGCCTCTTCGGCTCGGTCAAGCCGGCCGACATCGCCCAGGCGGTGTCTGATGCCGGCATCGGCGAGCTGGACAAGCGCAAGATCTCGGTGCCCTCGCCGATCAAGGTCGTGGGCGACCACGAGGCGCTCGTGCGCCTGCACGACGAGGTGACCGCGGTCATCTCCCTGCAGGTCGTCGCGCTCAAGAAGTAG
- the dnaB gene encoding replicative DNA helicase, whose protein sequence is MSIAEIGQDRLGGPREHERTPPHDLIAEQSTLGGMLLSKDAVADVIETLRGPDFYVPKHEVIFEAVLSLYSHGEPTDVVAVTDELIKTGDLQRAGGADYLHSLTSIVPTAANAGYYAGIVAERALLRRLVDAGTKIAQMGYQGQGEAVELVNAAQAEIYNVTGTEQTEDYVPLTVAVDAAVEEIEAARGRDGQMTGIPTGFGELDQLTNGLHGGQMIIIAARPAMGKSTLALDFARAAAIKNDMPTIFFSLEMGRSEIAMRLLSAEGAIPLQSMRKGNLDSRDWTTVASTRGRINDAPLYIDDSPNMTLVEIRAKCRRLKQRAGLKMVIIDYLQLMTSGKKVESRQQEVSEFSRALKLLAKEIQVPVIALSQLNRGPEQRQDKRPQVSDLRESGSIEQDADMVMLLHRPSVYDKNDNPGGAELIVAKHRNGPTANIEVAFQGHYSRFADMAPVSEFGGE, encoded by the coding sequence GTGTCGATCGCTGAAATCGGGCAGGACCGTCTCGGGGGTCCTCGGGAGCACGAGCGCACGCCCCCCCACGACCTCATCGCCGAGCAGAGCACGCTCGGCGGGATGCTGCTCTCGAAGGACGCCGTCGCCGACGTGATCGAGACGTTGCGGGGCCCGGACTTCTACGTCCCCAAGCACGAGGTCATCTTCGAGGCCGTCCTGTCCCTCTACTCGCACGGCGAGCCGACCGACGTCGTGGCCGTCACCGACGAGCTCATCAAGACCGGCGACCTCCAGCGCGCCGGCGGCGCGGACTATCTGCACTCGCTGACGTCGATCGTGCCGACCGCCGCCAACGCGGGCTACTACGCCGGCATCGTGGCCGAGCGCGCGCTGCTGCGCCGCCTCGTCGACGCGGGGACGAAGATCGCGCAGATGGGGTACCAGGGCCAGGGCGAGGCCGTGGAGCTCGTCAACGCCGCGCAGGCCGAGATCTACAACGTCACGGGCACCGAGCAGACCGAGGACTACGTCCCGCTCACGGTGGCGGTCGACGCCGCCGTGGAGGAGATCGAGGCGGCGCGCGGGCGCGACGGCCAGATGACGGGCATCCCCACCGGCTTCGGCGAGCTCGACCAGCTGACGAACGGTCTGCACGGCGGCCAGATGATCATCATCGCCGCGCGCCCCGCGATGGGGAAGTCGACGCTCGCGCTCGACTTCGCGCGTGCCGCCGCGATCAAGAACGACATGCCGACGATCTTCTTCTCGCTCGAGATGGGCCGCAGTGAGATCGCCATGCGCCTGCTCAGCGCGGAGGGCGCCATCCCGCTGCAGTCGATGCGGAAGGGCAACCTCGACTCCCGCGACTGGACGACGGTCGCCTCGACCCGGGGCCGTATCAACGACGCGCCGCTGTACATCGACGACAGCCCGAACATGACGCTCGTCGAGATCCGCGCGAAGTGCCGGCGTCTGAAGCAGCGCGCCGGCCTCAAGATGGTCATCATCGACTACCTGCAGCTCATGACGAGCGGCAAGAAGGTCGAGTCGCGCCAGCAGGAGGTGTCGGAGTTCTCGCGCGCCCTGAAGCTCCTCGCCAAGGAGATCCAGGTGCCGGTCATCGCGCTGTCGCAGCTGAACCGAGGCCCCGAGCAGCGCCAGGACAAGCGCCCCCAGGTGAGCGACCTGCGCGAGTCGGGCTCGATCGAGCAGGACGCCGACATGGTCATGCTGCTGCACCGCCCGTCGGTGTACGACAAGAACGACAACCCCGGCGGCGCCGAGCTCATCGTGGCCAAGCACCGCAACGGGCCCACGGCGAACATCGAGGTCGCCTTCCAGGGCCACTACTCCCGCTTCGCCGACATGGCGCCCGTGAGCGAGTTCGGCGGGGAGTAG